One Aspergillus oryzae RIB40 DNA, chromosome 2 genomic window carries:
- a CDS encoding FF domain protein (transcription factor CA150): MLKSTYTPPPPLPPGWTEHRAPSGHLYYYNSQTKQSTYTRPQASAAPPQPQSAPSAPDTTHNNPYLTPDTLPPFSSTPYAPQGLGFGTSIQATSQHGQNRGGFRGGRGYHDRRNRGPEDRPKSKHALPSCAPWVLVETKLGRRFVHNPETKESFWKIPPEVLKGVVEYDRIQRERKEKAERSEDIDDESSVLERETETSGKQHHEQKGITPAAYAGEESDEYEEVEVTDSEGEDAEDHPSKRPKTEGEDGQQQPLEFTEEDIEYQLAAMGEEYGLDPGEYGEPGEDGWEEGAEGLPLTEEDATALFRDLLDDYHINPYATWEKIIEEGRIIEDSRYTALPNMRSRREVWSHWSRDRIQVLKEQKERQEKKDPRIKYLAFLEAHATPKLYWPEFKRKYRKEAEMKDSQLSDKDREKFYRDLMSRLKQPESTRKSELSALLKSVPLHDLNRSSSLEALPPTIITDIRYISLPAKFFTFVFQSSNPLL; encoded by the exons ATGCTCAAGTCCACCTAtacccctccccctccactACCACCAGGTTGGACCGAGCATAGAGCTCCTTCGG GCCACTTGTATTATTATAACTCGCAAACAAAACAATCCACCTATACTAGACCTCAGGCATCTGCCGCTCCACCCCAACCTCAATCGGCCCCGTCTGCACCCGATACCACTCACAACAATCCTTATCTCACTCCGGATACTTTACCTCCATTTTCCTCGACGCCTTATGCACCTCAGGGTTTGGGGTTCGGCACGTCTATTCAAGCAACATCTCAACACGGTCAAAATCGGGGCGGCTTtcgtggaggaagaggctaTCACGATCGCAGGAATAGAGGACCGGAAGATAGGCCGAAATCGAAACATGCCCTACCCAGCTGTGCACCCTGGGTACTTGTTGAAACCAAATTGGGAAGGAGATTTGTCCACAACCctgaaacaaaggaaagttTTTGGAAAATTCCACCGGAGGTATTGAAAGGAGTCGTGGAGTACGACCGTAtacagagagagagaaaagaaaaggcggAGCGCAGTGAAGACATCGATGACGAGAGTTCCGTACTTGAAAGGGAAACTGAAACATCTGGTAAACAGCATCATGAGCAGAAAGGAATCACCCCGGCTGCATATGCAGGTGAAGAAAGCGATGAATATGAGGAAGTCGAAGTTACAGATAGCGAAGGTGAAGATGCGGAGGATCATCCTTCCAAACGACCGAAAACAGAGGGCGAAGatggccaacaacaaccctTGGAGTTCACGGAAGAAGATATCGAGTATCAACTGGCCGCTATGGGTGAAGAATATGGCCTTGATCCCGGCGAATATGGTGAACCAGGCGAAGATGgctgggaagaaggtgcTGAGGGACTACCActcacagaagaagacgcaaCTGCTCTGTTCCGTGACCTTCTTGATGATTACCACATTAACCCGTATGCAACCTGGGAGAAGATTATTGAAGAGGGCCGGATTATAGAGGACTCTCGTTACACCGCGCTTCCGAATATGAGGTCACGTAGGGAAGTTTGGTCTCATTGGAGCCGTGACCGGATCCAAGTGCTTaaggaacagaaagagagacaagagaaaaaggaccCGCGCATCAAATATCTAGCTTTCCTTGAAGCGCACGCTACCCCCAAGCTATATTGGCCGGAATTCAAACGCAAGTATCGCAAGGAGGCCGAAATGAAAGACTCTCAGCTGTCCGATAAGGACCGAGAGAAATTCTATCGCGACTTAATGTCGCGGTTAAAACAGCCGGAAAGCACTCGCAAGTCCGAACTCTCCGCCTTGCTGAAGTCCGTCCCCCTGCATGATTTAAATCGCTCGTCGAGCCTGGAAGCTCTCCCTCCAACTATCATTACCGATATCAGATATATCTCTCTGCCTGCGAAG TTCTTCACGTTTGTGTTTCAATCGTCTAACCCGCTCCTCTAG
- the pre9 gene encoding proteasome core particle subunit alpha 3 (20S proteasome, regulatory subunit alpha type PSMA4/PRE9) — translation MSRRYDSRTTIFSPEGRLYQVEYALEAISHAGTALGILVKDGIVLAAEKKVTSKLLEQDTSAEKLYTLNDNMICAVAGMTADANILINYARQAAQRYLLTYDEEIPCEQLVRRLCDLKQGYTQHGGLRPFGVSFIYAGYDPLREFQLYQSNPSGNYGGWKATSVGANNASAQSLLKQDYKEDCDLKEACAMAVKVLSKTMDSTKLSSEKIEFATVGKTQEGKVYHHLWNADEINALLKQHGLAKVDDEPEAGDIK, via the exons ATGTCACGACGATACGATTCCAGG ActaccatcttctcccccgAAGGTCGCCTTTACCAGGTTGAATATGCGCTCGAAGCAATTTCGCACGCCGGCACGGCTCTAGGAATTTTGGTTAAGGATGGAATCGTTCTtgcagcagagaagaaagtgacTAGCAAGCTGCTAGAGCAGGACACTTCTGCGGAGAAACTTTATACTCTGAACGA TAACATGATCTGTGCCGTGGCAGGTATGACGGCAGATGCAAACATCCTAATCAACTACGCCCGACAAGCCGCCCAGCGTTATCTTCTTACctacgacgaagaaatcCCATGTGAGCAACTCGTCCGTCGACTGTGTGATCTGAAACAGGGATACACCCAGCATGGTGGTCTCCGTCCATTCGGTGTCTCGTTCATCTATGCCGGCTACGACCCTCTGCGGGAGTTCCAGTTGTACCAGAGCAACCCCAGTGGCAACTACGGTGGTTGGAAGGCCACTAGCGTGGGAGCAAACAACGCAAGTGCCCAGAGCTTGCTCAAACAAGATTACAAGGAAGACTGTGATTTGAAGGAGGCGTGTGCTATGGCCGTCAAGGTTCTGAGCAAGACTATGGACTCCACAAAGTTAAGCAGTGAGAAGA TTGAATTTGCAACGGTGGGAAAGACTCAGGAAGGGAAGGTTTACCACCACCTGTGGAATGCTGACGAAATTAATGCTCTGCTGAAGCAGCATGGGCTGGCTAAAGTTGATGACGAGCCCGAGGCTGGGGACATTAAATAG